A portion of the Mycobacterium paraseoulense genome contains these proteins:
- a CDS encoding glycoside hydrolase family 16 protein — MDRRSMMLISGLGMLGAAMRLPGAWATPPAPQAPPSAGPGGPYIFADEFDGPAGSPPDPGKWTIQTWQDDVFPPVEGIYRDDRQNVFQDGHSNLVLCATHDLLSNTYYSGKLRGNFRSMINQTWEARIKLDCLYPGLWPSFWGVNEDPLPDGEVDIFEWYGNGQWAPGTTVHAASNGKTWEGKSIPGLVDSNWHTWRMHWGEEGFEFARDGAEYFKVPNKPIHVAGGAPDDFRWPFNIPGYWMTPMFTLAVGGVGAGDPAAGTFPASMLVDYIRIW, encoded by the coding sequence ATGGATCGTCGCAGCATGATGTTGATCTCGGGGCTCGGCATGCTGGGGGCTGCGATGCGCTTGCCGGGCGCCTGGGCCACCCCGCCGGCGCCGCAGGCGCCCCCGTCGGCCGGCCCCGGCGGCCCCTACATCTTCGCCGACGAGTTCGACGGACCCGCGGGCTCTCCGCCCGACCCGGGTAAGTGGACGATCCAGACCTGGCAGGACGACGTCTTCCCACCGGTCGAGGGCATCTACCGCGACGACCGCCAGAACGTGTTCCAGGACGGGCATTCCAACCTCGTGCTGTGCGCCACCCACGATCTGCTGAGCAACACCTATTACAGCGGCAAGCTGCGCGGCAACTTCCGCAGCATGATCAACCAGACCTGGGAGGCGCGGATCAAGCTCGACTGCCTCTACCCCGGCCTGTGGCCCTCGTTCTGGGGCGTCAACGAGGACCCGCTGCCCGACGGCGAGGTGGACATCTTCGAGTGGTACGGCAACGGCCAGTGGGCCCCCGGAACCACCGTCCACGCGGCGTCCAACGGCAAGACCTGGGAAGGCAAATCCATCCCCGGCCTGGTCGACAGCAATTGGCACACCTGGCGAATGCATTGGGGCGAAGAGGGATTCGAGTTCGCCCGGGACGGGGCCGAGTACTTCAAGGTGCCCAACAAGCCCATCCACGTCGCCGGTGGCGCCCCCGACGACTTCCGCTGGCCGTTCAACATCCCCGGCTACTGGATGACGCCGATGTTCACCCTCGCCGTCGGCGGGGTGGGCGCCGGCGACCCGGCCGCGGGCACCTTCCCCGCCTCGATGCTGGTCGATTACATCCGCATCTGGTGA
- a CDS encoding glycosyltransferase family 39 protein, producing MRNPLRRAPAALDPLLVGVLAVAVSLGGAARPSFWYDEAATISAAYSRSLAQLWRMLGNVDAVHGVYYLLMHAWFQVFPPTEFWSRAPSGLAVGAAAAGMVVLAKQFSSRTAAVASGVLYAVLPRTTWAGIEARPYALSMMAAVWLTVLLVRAARRDSGWLWAAYGVALAASIALDVYLALLVAAHLVLVVVSRCTRTVLLRFAVAAAVAVCAMAPFLVTVAAQAHQISWIAPIGRRTLEDVVVQQYFERSPPFAALSALVIAAAIVLWLSRSASLPRGDAELLALATAWLALPTAAILAYSALVHSIYTPRYLSFTGPGMALILGVCAAAVTARPWLTAALVTLFAVAAAPNYVRAQRGPYAKYGMDYSQVADLITAQAAPGDCLLVNDTVTFMPAPMRPLLAARPDAYRKLVDLTLWQRASDRNEVFDTNLIPEVVANPLSHCGVVWIITQADASQPAHERGIALPPGPVYGATPAFAVPHDLGFRLVERWQFNLVQVLKAQR from the coding sequence GTGCGGAACCCGCTTCGCCGCGCGCCGGCCGCGCTGGACCCGCTGCTCGTCGGGGTGCTTGCCGTCGCGGTGAGTCTGGGCGGCGCGGCCCGGCCGTCGTTCTGGTACGACGAGGCCGCCACCATTTCGGCCGCCTACAGTCGTTCCCTCGCCCAGTTGTGGCGGATGCTGGGCAATGTCGACGCCGTGCACGGCGTGTACTACCTGCTCATGCACGCCTGGTTTCAGGTTTTCCCGCCCACCGAGTTCTGGTCGCGCGCGCCGAGCGGGCTGGCCGTCGGGGCCGCCGCCGCCGGAATGGTGGTGCTGGCCAAGCAATTCTCCTCGCGCACGGCCGCGGTGGCCTCCGGCGTCTTGTACGCCGTCCTGCCCCGGACGACCTGGGCGGGCATCGAGGCCCGCCCCTACGCGCTGTCGATGATGGCCGCCGTGTGGCTGACGGTGTTGCTGGTCCGCGCCGCGCGCCGCGACTCCGGATGGCTGTGGGCGGCCTACGGCGTCGCGCTGGCCGCATCGATCGCCCTCGACGTCTACCTCGCACTGCTGGTCGCGGCACACCTGGTCCTCGTGGTCGTATCCCGTTGTACGCGAACCGTTTTGCTGCGGTTTGCCGTCGCCGCGGCCGTCGCGGTCTGCGCGATGGCGCCGTTCCTGGTGACGGTCGCCGCGCAGGCTCACCAGATCAGCTGGATAGCGCCCATCGGTCGCCGGACCCTCGAGGACGTGGTGGTGCAGCAGTATTTCGAGCGCAGCCCGCCGTTCGCCGCGTTGTCGGCGCTGGTGATCGCGGCGGCTATCGTGTTGTGGCTCAGCAGGTCCGCGTCCTTGCCGCGAGGCGACGCAGAACTGCTGGCCCTCGCGACCGCGTGGCTCGCGCTGCCGACCGCGGCCATCCTGGCCTACTCGGCGCTGGTGCACTCCATCTACACCCCGCGCTACCTGTCGTTCACCGGGCCGGGAATGGCGCTGATCCTGGGCGTCTGCGCCGCCGCGGTGACCGCCCGGCCGTGGCTGACCGCGGCCCTGGTCACCCTGTTCGCCGTCGCGGCCGCGCCGAATTACGTTCGCGCGCAACGTGGCCCGTACGCCAAGTACGGGATGGACTACAGCCAGGTGGCCGACCTGATCACCGCCCAGGCCGCACCCGGCGATTGCCTGCTGGTGAACGACACCGTGACGTTCATGCCCGCCCCGATGCGGCCGTTGCTGGCGGCACGCCCGGACGCCTACCGCAAGCTGGTCGACCTCACCCTGTGGCAGCGCGCGAGCGACCGCAACGAGGTCTTCGACACCAACCTGATCCCCGAGGTCGTCGCGAACCCGTTGAGCCACTGCGGCGTGGTCTGGATCATCACCCAGGCCGATGCGTCACAGCCCGCGCACGAACGGGGCATCGCACTCCCGCCCGGCCCCGTCTACGGGGCGACCCCCGCCTTCGCGGTCCCGCACGATTTGGGGTTCCGCCTGGTCGAGCGCTGGCAGTTCAACCTGGTTCAGGTGCTCAAAGCGCAGCGGTAG
- a CDS encoding GAP family protein — MLTKLVALAAVIALSPITVIPAVLVLHAPRPRPTSLAFLAGWVLGLAALTAAFVGGSGLLEGVHKAPPTWASWLRVALGSALIALGGYHWLTRHRHGSMPRWMRSFSTLTPVRAGVTAAVLVVLRPEVLILCAAAGLAVGGSSLSSAGQLVAGAVFLVIAASTVAIPILAYAGAGERLDDPLERLKVWMEENHALLLAIILVLIGLMVLYNGIHAL; from the coding sequence GTGCTGACCAAGCTCGTCGCGCTGGCGGCGGTCATCGCGCTCTCGCCGATCACCGTCATCCCGGCGGTCCTGGTATTGCACGCGCCGCGTCCACGCCCGACCAGCCTTGCGTTCCTCGCGGGGTGGGTGCTGGGCCTGGCCGCCCTCACCGCCGCGTTCGTCGGCGGCTCGGGCCTGCTCGAAGGCGTGCACAAGGCGCCACCGACGTGGGCGTCGTGGCTCCGCGTCGCGCTGGGGTCGGCGCTGATCGCCCTGGGCGGCTACCACTGGCTGACCCGGCATCGTCACGGCAGCATGCCGCGCTGGATGCGGTCGTTCTCCACGCTCACCCCGGTGCGCGCGGGGGTGACCGCTGCGGTGCTGGTGGTGCTGCGGCCCGAGGTGCTCATCCTGTGCGCGGCGGCCGGCTTGGCCGTCGGCGGCAGCAGCCTCAGTTCAGCCGGCCAACTGGTGGCCGGCGCGGTGTTTCTCGTCATCGCCGCCTCGACCGTGGCCATCCCGATATTGGCGTATGCCGGCGCCGGTGAACGCCTCGACGATCCGCTGGAACGCCTCAAAGTCTGGATGGAGGAAAACCACGCCCTCCTGCTCGCGATCATCCTGGTCCTGATCGGTTTGATGGTGCTCTACAACGGGATTCACGCCCTGTAG
- a CDS encoding GAP family protein, producing the protein MAGSWGTVLTGLVPLGLVISLSPLTVIPAVLVLQASRPRPTGLAFLGGWLLSLAALTAVSVAASGLLGGLDKSPPKWSSWLRIVFGSALIGYGIYRWLNRRGQAESPAWMRSFATITPARAGVMGAVLAAVRPDVLLICIPAGLGIGTAGLGLVGDWVAAAFFVAIAASSVAIPILAYAAAGSRLDDTLARLKDWMDRNNAALLAAVLVVIGAMLLYHGIDAL; encoded by the coding sequence ATGGCAGGAAGCTGGGGCACCGTCCTGACGGGGCTCGTTCCGCTCGGGCTGGTCATCTCGCTCTCGCCGCTCACCGTCATCCCGGCCGTGCTGGTGCTGCAGGCGTCGCGCCCGCGGCCGACTGGCCTGGCGTTCCTGGGCGGCTGGTTGTTGAGCCTGGCCGCGCTCACGGCGGTGTCCGTCGCGGCCTCCGGCCTGCTCGGCGGTCTGGACAAGTCGCCGCCGAAGTGGTCGTCGTGGCTGCGCATCGTGTTCGGCTCGGCGCTGATCGGGTACGGCATCTACCGGTGGCTGAACCGGCGCGGCCAGGCCGAGTCGCCGGCGTGGATGCGATCGTTCGCCACCATCACGCCGGCCCGCGCGGGTGTCATGGGGGCGGTGCTGGCCGCGGTGCGGCCGGACGTGCTGCTCATCTGCATCCCGGCCGGATTGGGCATCGGCACCGCGGGGCTGGGTCTGGTCGGGGACTGGGTGGCCGCCGCGTTCTTCGTCGCCATCGCGGCGTCAAGTGTCGCGATCCCGATACTGGCCTACGCGGCGGCCGGCAGCCGCCTCGACGACACGCTGGCGAGGCTCAAAGACTGGATGGACCGAAACAACGCCGCGCTGCTCGCCGCGGTCCTGGTCGTGATCGGCGCGATGCTGCTCTACCACGGGATCGACGCCTTATAG
- a CDS encoding bifunctional phosphatase PAP2/diacylglycerol kinase family protein, translating into MNTRPWRRARGINQITRGLGTLDREIFEAIAETDTPLLDAVMPPLTRAADNSKLWFAIAAVLMASGKHSAQRGATRGVVTLAATSLLTNQVAKRIRRRPRPGYELVPLVRQVRRRPSSNSFPSGHSASAAAFAVGVGLENPMLGFGLALLAGLVGLSRVATGAHYPGDVVAGFGIGSGLAVLGGRLVPPIVETALPKTEPLRVAAPQRPDGAGVVLVINPESGSGTGARVVDEVRDALPRVDIRKLGPDDDPEEVLREAAAGAEVLAVGGGDGTVAAAAGVAIEAGLPLAVFPAGTFNHFAKDIGCDTVAKTVDAIRRGSVACVDLVCLNESQMVLNTASIGAYPTFVQQREKLEKRIGKPLAGLYAMLHTLRHDQPVRISYDNKTLLTSLFFLGNSLYLPTGFAPSRRTRMDDGLIDVRILEAGRRWARTRILTALALGRLERSPLYHELQAPEFSFVAVDGPTVIACDGEVGDEYEKATFAAKYRVLQVFRPCD; encoded by the coding sequence ATGAACACGCGGCCCTGGCGACGCGCGCGCGGCATCAACCAGATCACCCGGGGGCTGGGCACCCTGGACCGGGAGATCTTCGAAGCGATCGCCGAGACCGACACCCCGCTGCTGGACGCGGTCATGCCGCCGCTGACCCGGGCGGCCGACAACTCCAAGCTGTGGTTCGCCATCGCCGCGGTCCTGATGGCGTCGGGCAAGCACAGCGCCCAGCGCGGGGCGACCCGCGGCGTCGTGACGCTCGCGGCCACCAGCCTGCTCACCAACCAGGTCGCCAAGCGCATCCGCCGGCGCCCCCGGCCCGGGTACGAATTGGTGCCGCTGGTCAGGCAGGTCCGCCGCCGCCCGTCGTCGAACTCCTTCCCGTCGGGGCACTCCGCCAGCGCGGCCGCGTTCGCCGTGGGGGTCGGTCTGGAGAACCCGATGCTGGGTTTCGGGCTGGCGCTGCTGGCCGGGCTGGTCGGCCTGTCGCGGGTGGCGACCGGCGCGCACTACCCCGGTGACGTCGTCGCCGGGTTCGGCATCGGGTCGGGGCTGGCGGTCCTGGGCGGTCGGCTCGTCCCGCCGATCGTCGAAACCGCCCTGCCCAAGACCGAACCGCTTCGGGTCGCCGCGCCGCAACGGCCCGACGGCGCCGGGGTGGTGCTGGTCATCAACCCGGAGTCGGGCAGCGGCACCGGGGCCCGCGTCGTCGACGAGGTTCGCGACGCGCTGCCGCGGGTGGACATCCGGAAGCTGGGCCCCGACGACGACCCGGAGGAGGTGCTGCGTGAGGCCGCTGCGGGCGCCGAGGTGCTCGCGGTCGGGGGCGGCGACGGCACGGTGGCGGCCGCGGCCGGGGTGGCCATCGAGGCCGGCCTGCCGCTGGCGGTATTTCCCGCCGGGACGTTCAACCACTTCGCGAAGGACATCGGCTGCGACACCGTCGCCAAGACCGTCGACGCGATCCGGCGCGGCAGCGTGGCATGTGTGGACCTGGTGTGCCTCAACGAAAGTCAGATGGTCCTCAACACCGCCAGCATCGGCGCCTACCCGACCTTCGTGCAGCAGCGCGAGAAACTGGAGAAGCGCATCGGCAAGCCGCTGGCCGGTCTCTACGCGATGCTGCACACGCTGCGCCATGACCAGCCCGTGCGGATCTCATACGACAACAAGACGCTGCTGACCTCGCTGTTCTTCCTCGGAAATTCGCTCTACCTGCCGACCGGCTTCGCCCCGTCGCGACGGACCCGCATGGACGACGGGTTGATCGATGTCCGCATCCTCGAAGCGGGCCGGCGGTGGGCGCGGACCAGGATCCTGACCGCGCTCGCGCTCGGGCGGCTGGAGCGCAGCCCGCTCTACCACGAGCTGCAGGCGCCGGAATTCAGCTTCGTCGCGGTCGACGGCCCGACGGTCATCGCGTGTGACGGCGAGGTGGGCGACGAATACGAGAAGGCCACCTTCGCCGCCAAATACCGGGTCCTGCAGGTGTTCCGGCCCTGCGACTAG
- a CDS encoding mannitol dehydrogenase family protein translates to MELSARNLSALNIPVPAYDRSQIGIGIVHFGVGGFHRAHQAMYLDRLLSDGLARDWGICGVGVLPGDRRMRDVLRAQDYLYTLILEHPDGTRQPRVIGSIVDFRYAPEDPEAVVELLATPATRIVSLTITEGGYQPPLSDVFGLVAEGLNRRRARGLPSPTIVSCDNIVENGNVARHAFTSHAERLEPALAQWMREYTTFPNSMVDRITPVTTPEAIARLDSEFGVRDGWPVVAEPFAMWVLEDDFADGRPPLDRAGVRLVDDVSPYEAMKLRLLNAGHQALCYFAYLAGYRLVHEAAGDPLIAELLDRYLEFEAMPTLARVPGLTDFKAGIIPRFANAYVRDTVARLCADSSDRIPKWLLPVVDDNLRRGGPVRLSAAIVASWARYAEGVDEEGRPIQVTDRLAGTLVPIARSQRDDPTAFLANRAVFGDLVDQPRFLEPYLWALDSLHRHGARATLRALVGAGG, encoded by the coding sequence ATGGAGCTGAGCGCGCGCAACCTGAGCGCTCTCAACATCCCGGTCCCGGCCTACGACCGCAGCCAAATCGGGATCGGCATCGTGCATTTCGGTGTTGGCGGCTTTCATCGCGCCCACCAGGCCATGTACCTCGACCGGCTGCTCAGCGACGGGCTGGCCCGGGACTGGGGGATCTGCGGCGTCGGCGTGCTGCCGGGCGACCGGCGCATGCGCGACGTGCTGCGCGCCCAGGACTATCTCTACACGCTGATCCTCGAACACCCCGACGGCACCCGGCAGCCGCGGGTGATCGGCTCCATCGTCGACTTCCGTTACGCGCCCGAGGATCCCGAGGCGGTCGTCGAGCTGCTCGCCACCCCGGCCACCCGGATCGTGTCGCTCACCATCACCGAAGGCGGCTATCAGCCGCCGCTGAGCGACGTCTTCGGGCTGGTGGCCGAGGGCCTGAACCGGCGACGGGCACGCGGCCTGCCCTCCCCCACGATCGTGTCGTGCGACAACATCGTGGAAAACGGGAACGTGGCCCGCCACGCGTTCACCTCGCATGCCGAGCGGCTCGAACCCGCACTCGCGCAGTGGATGCGGGAATACACCACCTTCCCGAACTCGATGGTCGACCGCATCACGCCGGTCACCACGCCCGAGGCGATCGCCCGGCTGGACTCCGAATTCGGCGTGCGCGACGGCTGGCCCGTGGTCGCCGAGCCGTTCGCCATGTGGGTGCTCGAGGACGATTTCGCCGACGGTCGTCCCCCACTGGACCGGGCGGGCGTCCGCCTCGTCGACGACGTGTCGCCCTACGAGGCGATGAAGCTGCGGCTGCTCAACGCCGGGCACCAGGCGCTGTGTTACTTCGCCTACCTGGCCGGGTATCGGCTGGTGCACGAGGCCGCCGGGGACCCGCTGATCGCCGAATTGCTGGACCGCTATCTGGAATTCGAGGCGATGCCCACCCTCGCCCGGGTCCCGGGCCTCACCGACTTCAAAGCCGGGATCATCCCCCGCTTCGCCAACGCCTACGTGCGCGACACGGTGGCCCGGCTGTGCGCCGACTCGTCCGACCGCATCCCCAAGTGGCTGCTACCGGTGGTCGACGACAACCTGCGGCGCGGCGGCCCGGTGCGGCTGTCCGCGGCGATCGTCGCGAGCTGGGCGCGCTACGCCGAGGGCGTCGACGAGGAGGGCCGGCCGATCCAGGTCACCGACCGGCTCGCCGGCACGCTCGTCCCGATCGCCCGCTCCCAGCGCGACGACCCGACCGCATTCCTGGCCAACCGCGCGGTGTTCGGTGACCTCGTCGACCAGCCCCGCTTCCTGGAGCCCTACCTGTGGGCGCTGGACTCGCTGCACCGCCACGGTGCGCGCGCCACGCTGCGGGCGCTCGTCGGGGCCGGTGGATGA
- a CDS encoding DUF732 domain-containing protein, with protein MAAQRPYGRFMGAALAGGPLLAAGIVWASPARADATAFLNDLHNAGIHAVNGGDEALLQMGTDLCQQLSWGASPQQLEGLAIQRSDADQGTGGINGRQAADVVIFAMRDLCPNA; from the coding sequence ATGGCAGCACAGCGGCCCTATGGCCGGTTCATGGGCGCAGCCCTCGCAGGTGGCCCACTTCTGGCCGCGGGGATCGTCTGGGCCAGCCCGGCCCGGGCCGACGCGACTGCCTTCCTCAATGACCTGCACAACGCCGGCATCCACGCCGTCAACGGCGGCGACGAAGCGCTGCTGCAGATGGGCACGGACCTGTGCCAGCAGCTGTCCTGGGGCGCCTCCCCCCAACAGCTCGAGGGCCTGGCGATACAACGGTCCGACGCCGACCAGGGCACCGGCGGGATCAACGGCCGGCAGGCCGCCGACGTCGTCATCTTCGCCATGCGCGATCTGTGCCCCAACGCTTAG
- a CDS encoding DUF732 domain-containing protein, which translates to MTARRFCGRLMSTALAGGPLLAAGVMWADPVRADAATFVSDLHKDGVRAVSGGDAALVQMGLSVCQQLAWGAPPSQLEGLAVQRSDSRQGTGGITPRQADDVVIDAVRDLCPNA; encoded by the coding sequence ATGACAGCACGACGGTTCTGCGGCCGACTCATGAGCACAGCGCTGGCGGGGGGCCCGCTGTTGGCCGCCGGGGTGATGTGGGCCGACCCGGTGCGGGCCGACGCGGCCACCTTCGTCAGTGATTTGCACAAGGACGGCGTCCGCGCCGTCAGCGGCGGTGACGCGGCGCTGGTGCAGATGGGCCTCAGCGTCTGCCAGCAGCTGGCGTGGGGCGCCCCGCCGTCCCAACTGGAGGGCCTCGCGGTGCAGCGCTCCGACAGCAGACAGGGCACCGGCGGGATCACCCCCCGGCAGGCCGACGACGTCGTCATCGACGCCGTCCGCGATCTGTGCCCGAACGCGTAG